In one Myxococcus xanthus genomic region, the following are encoded:
- a CDS encoding DUF6068 family protein produces the protein MQMRHVTCPVAALLGAALSFLSGCGGTMSSNPSPIDAQSQTATSQQAAEAWKRARVGDRVTYAFSATQGPTPRAADAARTLDGQLTLDVVSVQQPWVYVRVAFTDAAGNPLTQTRLARDLVVPVRSDMTRSLDVPRPGQVTAERPSFSGRNWEATRYVSDQRPVDGPLRTRVYANDSALLYLTRGLLEASTESAGFRTPGGIRLSLREFQEGSTGASAPVPALERPLGPGAYYDRKVDMAPTHEVLRVCFTAERGYILRAEGPLGTGSEPCADFSKAEPESLEEVVMGLPWEALVSGEWPPSKDGARGTFTVGDRNVPSITEQRTEDLEGTQHVFMDTYAAEPWAPGLAGLPYEARFQSLSSGSERVGPGGQREFAGGSRIVQWGPWLGGQP, from the coding sequence ATGCAAATGCGCCACGTCACCTGTCCTGTCGCCGCGCTGCTGGGCGCGGCCCTGTCGTTCCTTTCTGGCTGTGGGGGCACGATGTCGAGCAATCCCTCGCCCATCGACGCTCAGAGCCAGACCGCCACTTCTCAGCAGGCCGCGGAGGCCTGGAAGCGTGCCCGCGTGGGCGATCGCGTCACCTATGCCTTCTCCGCGACCCAGGGCCCGACCCCCCGTGCGGCTGACGCCGCGCGCACGCTCGACGGCCAGTTGACGCTGGATGTCGTGTCCGTCCAGCAGCCCTGGGTCTATGTGCGGGTGGCCTTCACGGACGCGGCGGGAAATCCGTTGACGCAGACGCGGCTGGCGCGGGACCTGGTGGTTCCCGTGCGCTCGGACATGACGCGCTCGCTGGACGTGCCGCGTCCAGGGCAGGTGACGGCGGAGCGTCCTTCCTTCTCCGGGCGCAACTGGGAGGCCACTCGCTATGTCAGCGATCAACGGCCCGTGGACGGTCCGCTGCGCACGCGCGTGTATGCCAATGATTCGGCATTGCTCTACCTGACGCGCGGCCTGCTGGAGGCCAGCACGGAGTCCGCCGGGTTCCGGACGCCGGGCGGCATCAGGCTGTCGCTGCGTGAGTTCCAGGAGGGCTCCACCGGGGCCAGCGCCCCCGTGCCCGCGCTGGAGCGGCCCCTGGGGCCCGGCGCGTACTACGACAGGAAGGTGGACATGGCGCCCACGCACGAGGTGCTGCGCGTGTGTTTCACCGCGGAGCGCGGCTACATCCTGCGCGCGGAGGGCCCCTTGGGCACTGGGAGCGAGCCGTGCGCCGACTTCTCCAAGGCGGAGCCTGAGTCCCTGGAGGAGGTGGTGATGGGCCTTCCTTGGGAGGCGCTGGTGTCAGGCGAGTGGCCTCCCTCCAAGGACGGCGCCCGTGGCACCTTCACCGTGGGAGACCGGAACGTGCCCTCCATCACGGAGCAGCGCACGGAGGACCTGGAGGGCACGCAGCACGTCTTCATGGACACCTACGCGGCGGAGCCCTGGGCGCCGGGGCTCGCGGGCCTGCCGTATGAAGCGCGCTTCCAGTCGCTCTCCAGCGGCTCCGAGCGCGTGGGCCCCGGGGGGCAGCGTGAGTTCGCGGGCGGCAGTCGGATCGTCCAGTGGGGCCCGTGGCTCGGCGGGCAGCCGTGA
- the prtB gene encoding M57 family metalloprotease PrtB: MPMFKKMFKGAAVLAVTGSMMLTGCGTDVQADSQHEQDEIISNLVEAGFPADDILLSDGQVYVGRDAHVTLEASREMLQTDLKTQEQYRTTNLVAASITRICIVPNSAYAANTTLMSALDRAIANYNALGLSFTMQRGGSGCSATISARTMSGAGGSAGFPSGGRPYGIINIGTGTATYGVAVVEHVVTHELGHAVGLRHSDYYNRSISCGGAATNEGTAGVGAIHIPGTPTTATRGGSLMNSCFGSSETGNFKSSDVTALQYLY, from the coding sequence ATGCCCATGTTCAAGAAGATGTTCAAGGGAGCTGCAGTCCTCGCGGTGACCGGTAGCATGATGCTGACGGGCTGCGGCACTGACGTGCAGGCCGATTCGCAGCACGAGCAGGATGAGATCATCTCCAACCTGGTCGAGGCCGGCTTCCCGGCGGACGACATCCTGCTCTCCGACGGCCAGGTGTACGTGGGTCGCGACGCGCACGTGACGCTCGAGGCGTCCCGCGAGATGCTCCAGACGGACCTGAAGACGCAGGAGCAGTACCGCACGACGAACCTCGTCGCCGCCTCCATCACCCGCATCTGCATCGTCCCGAACTCCGCGTACGCCGCCAACACCACGCTGATGTCCGCCCTGGACCGGGCGATCGCCAACTACAACGCGCTGGGCCTGTCGTTCACCATGCAGCGCGGCGGCTCCGGCTGCAGCGCGACCATCTCCGCACGCACCATGTCCGGCGCTGGCGGCTCGGCGGGCTTCCCCTCCGGCGGCCGTCCCTACGGCATCATCAACATCGGCACCGGCACGGCCACCTACGGCGTGGCCGTGGTCGAGCACGTCGTGACCCACGAGCTGGGCCACGCCGTGGGCCTGCGCCACTCTGACTACTACAACCGCAGCATCAGCTGCGGCGGCGCGGCCACCAACGAAGGCACCGCGGGCGTTGGCGCCATCCACATCCCGGGCACGCCGACCACGGCCACCCGCGGCGGCTCGCTCATGAACTCCTGCTTCGGCTCGTCCGAGACGGGTAACTTCAAGAGCTCCGACGTCACGGCGCTCCAGTACCTGTACTGA
- a CDS encoding trypsin-like serine peptidase, producing the protein MARHPTDFHLTLWGSLLAGTVFLGLTACGGRSEPAEPAVCEPPASPEVRAFAQCGPTLDFTPINSYVGELSDIIQDREDAVVLIDGRCTGTLIQASAGPVVLTAGHCVNLGDIPLIVFNFEDDADGDPLITEGTVIEQSMEPDYALIQLDVLPDVTPIPLTAQATEQLAIIQHPRGRPKVIAEGRYLDACNNLIFYGDLDTLVGSSGAGVLNQQGHLLGVHTDGDCEVNGRGSNRGAPAEVIVEASAYLQIEDIAVPSTATRTKGADAPSARLAP; encoded by the coding sequence ATGGCGCGACACCCCACAGACTTCCACCTGACGCTGTGGGGTTCGCTCCTCGCTGGGACCGTCTTCCTGGGCCTCACCGCCTGCGGAGGACGGTCCGAGCCGGCCGAGCCTGCGGTCTGTGAGCCACCCGCCAGTCCGGAGGTTCGTGCTTTCGCGCAGTGCGGTCCGACGCTCGACTTCACCCCCATCAACAGCTACGTCGGCGAGCTCTCGGACATCATCCAGGACCGGGAAGACGCCGTCGTGCTCATTGACGGGCGCTGCACCGGAACGCTGATTCAAGCAAGCGCGGGCCCCGTGGTGCTCACCGCGGGCCACTGTGTCAACCTCGGGGACATCCCGCTGATTGTCTTCAACTTCGAGGACGACGCGGACGGCGACCCTTTGATTACGGAGGGCACCGTCATCGAGCAGTCGATGGAGCCGGACTACGCGCTCATCCAGCTCGACGTCCTCCCGGATGTCACGCCCATCCCGCTGACGGCCCAGGCCACCGAGCAACTGGCCATCATCCAGCACCCTCGCGGACGCCCCAAGGTCATCGCCGAGGGCCGTTATCTGGACGCGTGCAACAACCTCATCTTCTACGGGGACCTGGACACGCTGGTCGGCAGCTCCGGCGCGGGCGTACTCAACCAGCAAGGGCACCTGCTGGGCGTCCACACCGACGGAGACTGTGAGGTCAACGGCCGGGGCTCCAACCGGGGCGCGCCCGCGGAAGTCATCGTCGAAGCCTCCGCGTATCTGCAAATCGAAGACATCGCCGTGCCGTCCACTGCGACTCGCACGAAGGGGGCGGACGCCCCATCCGCGCGGCTCGCGCCCTGA
- a CDS encoding MATE family efflux transporter yields MEVAASPNADPHGAPSLGLFRLTWPIFLELLLFMMMGTADTLMLSGVSDDAVASVGVVNQYVFICILIMEVVGHGAAIVVAQYLGARRQTEAARISAIAVTLNLALGITVSAGLLLSGDAILGGMNLQGHMLAYAKTYLHIVGGFLFIQALINVFAGLLRTYGFTRASMFVSLGMNVLHVGGNYVLIAGHFGFPAMGVAGAAISTVVSRAIALGVFVYVLYRVMPVKMAPRDYVTFSKDYVRKILKVGLPSAFEQATYQGCQTVFLYYVTFLGAVALASRQYAHAISQYVFLCSLAIGMGTSIIVGRLVGANRADDAYQQALRSLKWGLAITLVVDVAVVLLRVPIVSLFTENADIVRLTAQVIVIGLALETGRCFNLVLINALRAAGDATFTVYMGIASMVCMSLPLGYYLVFHMGLGLAGVWMAVAADEWVRGITMWLRWKSRAWEKQVLVSLDAETEAEAAPVAAHA; encoded by the coding sequence ATGGAAGTCGCAGCATCCCCGAATGCCGATCCACACGGCGCACCGTCGCTGGGGCTGTTCCGGCTCACGTGGCCCATCTTCCTGGAGCTGCTGCTCTTCATGATGATGGGCACGGCGGACACGCTGATGCTCAGCGGCGTGTCGGATGACGCCGTCGCCTCGGTGGGCGTCGTCAATCAGTACGTCTTCATCTGCATCCTCATCATGGAGGTCGTGGGTCACGGCGCGGCCATCGTCGTGGCCCAGTACCTGGGCGCGCGCAGGCAGACAGAGGCCGCGCGCATCTCCGCCATCGCCGTCACCCTGAACCTCGCGCTCGGCATCACCGTCAGCGCGGGGCTGCTGCTCAGCGGGGATGCCATCCTGGGCGGGATGAACCTTCAGGGCCACATGCTGGCGTACGCCAAGACGTACCTGCACATCGTCGGCGGCTTCCTGTTCATCCAGGCCCTCATCAACGTCTTCGCCGGGCTGCTGCGCACCTACGGCTTCACGCGCGCGTCCATGTTCGTCTCGCTGGGAATGAACGTGCTGCACGTGGGTGGCAACTACGTGCTCATCGCCGGCCACTTCGGCTTCCCCGCGATGGGCGTGGCGGGCGCCGCCATCTCCACCGTCGTGAGCCGGGCCATCGCGCTGGGCGTCTTCGTCTACGTCCTGTACCGGGTGATGCCGGTGAAGATGGCGCCGCGCGACTACGTGACGTTCTCCAAGGACTACGTCCGCAAGATTCTCAAGGTCGGCCTGCCCTCCGCCTTCGAGCAGGCCACGTACCAGGGCTGCCAGACGGTGTTCCTGTACTACGTGACGTTCCTGGGCGCGGTGGCGCTGGCGTCCCGGCAGTACGCACACGCCATCTCCCAGTATGTCTTCCTGTGCAGCCTGGCCATTGGCATGGGGACGTCCATCATCGTGGGCAGGCTGGTGGGCGCCAACCGCGCCGACGACGCGTACCAGCAGGCCCTGCGCAGCCTGAAGTGGGGCCTGGCCATCACCCTGGTCGTGGACGTGGCCGTCGTCCTCCTCCGCGTCCCCATCGTCTCGCTCTTCACCGAGAACGCCGACATCGTCCGGCTGACAGCGCAGGTCATCGTCATCGGGCTCGCGCTGGAGACGGGGCGCTGCTTCAACCTGGTGCTCATCAACGCCCTGCGCGCCGCGGGTGACGCGACATTCACCGTCTACATGGGCATCGCGTCCATGGTCTGCATGAGCCTGCCGCTGGGCTACTACCTCGTCTTCCACATGGGCCTGGGACTGGCCGGCGTGTGGATGGCGGTGGCCGCGGATGAATGGGTGCGCGGCATCACCATGTGGCTGCGCTGGAAGAGCCGCGCCTGGGAGAAGCAGGTCCTGGTCTCCCTCGACGCGGAGACGGAGGCGGAGGCCGCGCCCGTCGCAGCGCACGCCTGA
- a CDS encoding Rieske (2Fe-2S) protein — MSTGGETAGRKRVWSTPANVKLLPVSALEDPGARNLVLQIGDAFFHGFLVRKGDAVHGYVDRCPHAGLPLARELDRYLTPDKGLIVCAWHGALFQVEDGLCVGGPCSGGRLTPWPVTVRDGIVVTG; from the coding sequence GTGAGCACGGGGGGGGAGACGGCGGGGCGCAAGCGCGTCTGGTCGACGCCGGCCAACGTGAAGCTGCTCCCGGTGAGCGCCCTGGAGGACCCCGGGGCGCGCAACCTCGTCCTCCAGATTGGGGACGCCTTCTTCCACGGCTTCCTGGTGCGCAAGGGTGACGCGGTCCACGGCTACGTGGACCGGTGTCCCCACGCGGGTCTGCCGCTCGCGCGCGAACTGGACCGCTACCTGACGCCGGACAAGGGGCTCATCGTCTGTGCCTGGCACGGGGCTCTGTTCCAGGTGGAGGACGGGCTGTGCGTGGGCGGGCCGTGTTCGGGCGGGCGACTCACGCCGTGGCCGGTGACGGTGCGTGACGGCATCGTCGTCACCGGCTGA